A single genomic interval of Saccharothrix saharensis harbors:
- a CDS encoding Clp protease N-terminal domain-containing protein, which translates to MFRGDHPDLNRTMDRALRLARDLGHPRTGSEHLLAALSDGASAGGTVADVLVRHGATPAAVRDAAHLAAPLGAGGAADRALLAPLGVDLDRLLGRGGPALDRPPGREPLLPFGAAAARRRCARLTPPLGLDAQASYSASLGLALARREREHRPEHLALALTALDPGVAWVLETARVDRATLLADLAATFPPPRRHPLLTAERRLGHRVRHRDLVRRYQRTTGRAVTSADALPALIRG; encoded by the coding sequence GTGTTCCGAGGCGACCACCCCGACCTGAACCGCACCATGGACCGCGCGCTGCGACTGGCACGGGACCTCGGCCACCCGCGCACGGGCAGCGAACACCTGCTCGCCGCGCTCTCAGACGGCGCGTCAGCCGGTGGCACCGTCGCCGACGTCCTCGTCCGCCACGGCGCCACGCCCGCCGCCGTCCGGGACGCCGCGCACCTCGCCGCGCCCCTCGGTGCCGGTGGAGCCGCCGACCGCGCGCTGCTCGCCCCGCTCGGCGTCGACCTGGACCGCCTGCTCGGCCGCGGCGGGCCCGCGCTGGACCGCCCACCCGGCCGTGAGCCGCTGCTCCCGTTCGGCGCGGCGGCGGCACGGCGGCGCTGCGCCCGCCTCACCCCGCCGCTCGGCCTGGACGCCCAGGCGTCCTACTCGGCCTCGCTGGGCCTCGCCCTGGCCCGCCGCGAGCGCGAGCACCGCCCCGAGCACCTCGCCCTCGCCCTCACCGCCCTGGACCCCGGTGTCGCCTGGGTGCTCGAGACCGCCCGCGTCGACCGCGCCACCCTGCTCGCCGACCTGGCCGCGACCTTCCCGCCCCCGCGCCGCCACCCGCTGCTCACCGCCGAACGCCGGCTCGGCCACCGGGTCCGCCACCGCGACCTCGTCCGCCGCTACCAGCGCACCACCGGACGCGCCGTGACCTCGGCCGACGCGCTGCCCGCCCTCATCCGCGGCTGA
- a CDS encoding helix-turn-helix domain-containing protein: MAAIADLDPAAHGEDPDAGLRAVARLRRLVEQLEAEHVAAARRAGWSWRDIATRLGVTKQTVHRKHGRED; the protein is encoded by the coding sequence ATGGCTGCGATCGCCGATCTCGACCCGGCCGCGCACGGCGAGGACCCCGACGCCGGCCTGCGCGCCGTGGCCCGCCTGCGCCGCCTCGTGGAGCAACTGGAAGCCGAGCACGTCGCCGCCGCCCGTCGGGCCGGCTGGTCGTGGCGCGACATCGCCACCCGCCTGGGCGTCACCAAGCAGACCGTCCACCGCAAGCACGGCCGAGAGGACTGA